A region of the Pseudomonadota bacterium genome:
TGGCGCTACGGCGTAGGCGAGCTAGCTTTAAGGTTGGTAATATTTGTTTATGAGCTATTGTTTGCTATGACCTTACTATTGATATAAAATAGCTTGCTAACGGAGAACGGATCTTGTCTCCAAAAGATCAACAACAGCGGAACACTTTCCATGACCCGCGCATCAACAACAATTAACCCGCATGCAGCGCAACCCACATCGCTCGTGGCGTTGGCCAAAAGTCTGTGGCGCAACCGTCCGCTCATTGTGCAAATGACCAAGCGCGAAGTTGTTGGCCGCTATAAAGGCTCGGTCATGGGCTTGGCTTGGTCGTTTTTCAATCCAGTATTTATGCTGGTGGTATATACCTTTATGTTCTCGGTTGTGTTCAAGGCGCGTTGGGGTGTTGAGGGTGAAGATAGTAAGGCGCTATTTGCTGTTGTGCTATTTGTCGGCATGATAGTCCACGGGCTGTTTGCTGAAGTACTTAATCGAGCTCCCAGCCTGATTCTTTCTAATGTTAACTACGTTAAAAAGGTAGTATTCCCAATTGAAATTTTGCCCGTCATCAGTATGGCTGCCGCACTGTTTCATAGCATGATCAGTTTATGTGTGTTGCTCATCGCATTTGTTATATTTAGCGGATATTTGCATTTGACAACTGTTTTTATACCCCTAGTATTGTTGCCATTTGTCATTCTCACACTTGGTTTTGCGTGGTTATTGGCATCATTAGGCGTTTTTTTGCGCGATGTTGGCCAAGTTATCGGTATAGTTATAATGGTAATGATGTTTTTAGCACCAGTGTTTTACCCGGTGACCGCAGTCCCAGAACAATTTCGTCCATTCATCATGGCTAACCCGCTCACCTTTATTATTGAGCAAGCTCGCGAAGTGTTA
Encoded here:
- a CDS encoding ABC transporter permease: MTRASTTINPHAAQPTSLVALAKSLWRNRPLIVQMTKREVVGRYKGSVMGLAWSFFNPVFMLVVYTFMFSVVFKARWGVEGEDSKALFAVVLFVGMIVHGLFAEVLNRAPSLILSNVNYVKKVVFPIEILPVISMAAALFHSMISLCVLLIAFVIFSGYLHLTTVFIPLVLLPFVILTLGFAWLLASLGVFLRDVGQVIGIVIMVMMFLAPVFYPVTAVPEQFRPFIMANPLTFIIEQAREVLIWGHLPNWVGLGIYTVAATVVAWAGYALFQKTRKGFADVL